The window AGGAGCACCAGCCAGAAGAGCGCCGCCAGGAAGAGCACCGTCACCACGAGAAAGAGGCAGGCGAAAAAGGCGGTGAAGGCGGCGGGCCGGGAGGCTTCCCTCTCGGCGGCCTCTTCGATCTGCGCGTCGCTGAGCTGGTCCGCGAAGCGGCTCTGGCGGATCTGGTCCCGCACGAACTGCTTCATGTCCACCCGGTTCCGCATCAAGACCACGCTCACCACGTTGAAGATCATGATGAGGACCAGCGGGACGGCGACGAGAGTCCAGTGGCGCTCCACGATCCGCTTGAACGTCTCCCCAGGGGAGAGAAACGCCCCCGTCACGGCCTGCAGGGGGGCGATGGGGGCCGGGGCGGGCGCGGACGGAGTGGGGGCCTCCGCGGGTACGGCCTCCGGGCGGTTTTCACCGTGGGTCGGGTTGTTCTCGTTCATGACTTCCTCCCCTTCCGAGAAGTCGGCGACCGGTTGATCCGGCGATCAAGCGATCAAGGACCTCAGGAACTACTTGATTTCGATGCCGTGGGTCTCGAAGTAAACCCCCACGGCCCGGTCCAGCGCGGACATGGCCAGCTTCGCATCGAGGATCGCCCTCAGGAGGCCGGATTCCGCCGCGGCCAGGTCGTTCTGGTAGGACAGCACGTTGAAGGCCGTGGACAGGCCGTTGTCGTACTTCTTTCGTTCGGCGTCGAGCTTCTCCTCCTGAAGGCGGAGGGTGAGCCGGGCGGCGGCCACGCGCTTCCGCGCGGCCTCCAACCCCCTCAGGCTGGAGCGCACCTCGTTGGCGATCGTCAGGGTCTGCTTTTGAAGGGCGATCTCCTGGGCCGTCTGGGCCAGCCGGAACTGCTGGAACTGGTAACGGGCGGCCCGGTTGCCCAGGGGGACCTTGAGGGCCAGGGCCACGTAGTAGGACTTGTAATCGAGGCCCGTGACCTGCTCCCATGCGTCGGGGAAGGTCAGGTCGCTCACCTGTCCCGTGAGCGGGTTGACGTAGTAGCCCGAGATGCCGTTGTAGGTGAGGCCCGCCGAGAGGTCCAGGCTGGGCAGGGTCTGGTTCTTGGACCAACGCGTATCGAGCTTGGCGCGCTCCACCTTCTCCTTGGCGGCGATCAATTCGGGGCGCGTTTTCAGGGCCTGGGCGAGAAGGTCCTTCTCTTCGTACTCCCCTCCGGTGACCACGGCCTCGTCGGTGGGCTGGATCTCCTGAAGCCATTCCGGACTGTCCTGGGTGATCCCCAACGCGAGCTTCAGGATGTCCGCCGAGTCCCCCACGGCCTGCTGGGAAGCGATGATTTCCTGCTCGCGGGCGGCCACCTGGGCGTCGGCGGCCACCTGCTCGATGGGGGCCAGCACGCCCACCTCGATCTTCTTCCGCGTCTCCTCCTGGAACGTCTTGGCCAGGTCGAGGGACCGGCGGCGCACCTCCAGGTCGCGGATGGCGTAGACGAGGTTCCAATAGTCCCGCTCCACCTGGACGAGGGCGTCACGGAGGCCCGCTTGATACTGGGCGTCGGCCACGGTGCGGTCGATCTTGGCCTGGAGGACGGAGCGGCTGGCGACCTGCTTTCCGAAGCCCTTCAGGAGAGGCACGGTCGTCCCGAGGGCCGCCGAACTCCCGTAGGTGGGGTTCAGGATGGAGTACAGGGAGTTCGTGCGGGACTTGTAGTTGTCCCATTGGAGCGTGAAGGTCTGGCCCCACGGCGCGAACTGGGAGAGCCCCAGGTTGTACTGGTCCTGGCGGCTCATGTAGAGGCTCGCGGAGCCCCCGGCCTGCAGGACGCTGGACGTGGGCTGGCGGTTGACCCCCGTGGACCAGTCAAAGGAGAGGTTCGGGTCGTAAAGGCCGTAGGCTCCTTTGAGCGCGGCCTGGGCCTGGTCCCGATTGATCTCCTGGACCCGCACGTCGAAGTTTTTTTCCAGTGCGATCTTCAGGGCATCCTGGAGTGAAAGGGACAGGGTCCCTTCTCCCTCCTGAGCCCGGACCGCCGCGCCCGTCCCGAGAAGGGCCAGGGTGAGGACGCAGAGAAACCCGCCGGACCGGTGCTTTTTCATTCCATCCTCCGTTCCAAGAGGAGACATACGTCGGGTTGCCGCCGGAAGTTTACGGGACCACGCCCCGGCGGGAGGCGCCTGCCTCCTGCGGCCAGAGTTTTCCACAGCCTCACGGCTTCTTCATCACCGAATCGAGGATCATGAGAAAGGCGGCCTGTTGGGCCGGCTCCTCCTTGTTGATCACGGCCAGGCAGGAGCCCCTCGGAAAGAGCGCGTGAAGGCGCTCGGCGTCCCATCCGCTGGTGATCACCACGCGGCGCCGGTCGACCCCCTGGGCGACGGCCACGTCCAGGAGTTTCCGGCCGTCCAGCACGGGCATCTCCAGATCCAGCATGAGCAGGTGGAGGTGGGGGCCGAAGGACCGGACGGCGGACATGGGATCGGTCTGGGTCTCCACCGCCACCCGGCCGGGGTATCGGTCCTCCAAAAAGGCCTTCCAGTGGTCCACAAAGGACCGGTGATCGTCCACGATCAAAATTCGCTTCATGCCGTCCCCGCACGACGAGCCTAGACCCGTGACGGCGAAGATGCAACGGCCTGCCTTGCGGCCGGAGAGATGGAAACGGCGAGGCCGGTCCCCTCCCGCCCGGCGCCCTCCCCCGGGCGCCACATGTCCTATACTGCCGGCGCGGGGGAACGGAATGACCGGCCGCGCCGCGTCGTTGGAGAGGACCATGAAGGTCGTTCGGGCCAAGAAGTACGGTTTCTGTTCGGGCGTCAGGGTGGCGGACCTCAAGGTCCGCCGGTTCGCCGCCCAGGGGGGGCGGGGGGCCATCCTGGGCCAGGTGGTCCACAACGAGCGCGTGGTGGAGGACCTGGAGAGGCTGGGAATCAGGACGGTCCACAGCCTCGAGGAGGTCGCGGAGCCCGTGGTGGTCTTCTCGGCCCACGGCGTCCCACCCTCGTTCCACGAGAGGGCCCGCGGCCTCGGCCTGGAGATCCTGGATACGACCTGCAAATTCGTGTACGACATCCACAAGGAAGCGCAAGCGGCCCTGGAGGAGGGCGCCCACCTGGTCTTCGTGGGAGACCCCCAGCACCGGGAAGTGGTGGGATACACCCGGGACCTGGATCCCTCCACCTACCACATCGTTCAGGGCCTGGACCAGGCGCGGGAGATCTCCTGGGAGGCCTACCCGTCCCTCCGGATTCTGTACCAGACCACCCTCAACGCCGAGGATTTCGAAGACGTGGTGACCCACATCGAGTCCCGGAACCCCAACACCCGCCGGGCCGACACCATCTGCTACGCCACGAAACAAAACCAGGACGCGGCCCGGGAACTCGCGCAGGACCCCTCCGTGGGGGCCGTGGTGGTGATCGGCGGGAAGCAGTCGGCGAACACCCGGCACCTGTTCGAAATCTGCTCCCGCATCAAGCCTTCGGCCCTCGTTCAGGGGAAGGAAGACCTCGATCCCGCCTGGCTGGCCGGGTTTTCGGTGGTGGGGCTCACGGCGGGGGCCTCCACGCCGGACTACGTCATCGACGAGGTGGAGGCGGCGCTCCTGGCCCTCTAGGGCGCCTCAGGGCTTTCGGAGGGTCCTCTCGAGGGAGCGGACCTGTCTTGGCCCGGGGGCGCCGCGTCGAAGCGGATCAGAACCGTATACCCGGTGCGGTCCGGATAGCGGGCCGCAACCTTGATCTCCCCCGGCCGAATCTTGACCGTTCCCTCGAACCCCCCCGGACCCGGCCTCAGCCGCTCCCACTTGCGGCCCGTCACCACGACGGCCTCCACCGCTCCCGGAGCTGTGAGGCGGAAGGTCTCCCTCCGCCCGGTCCCCAGGGGGCTTCGAAGGGGAGAGAGCAGGGCGCAACCGAGGTCCACGTATTCCTGGTACAGGTAGGGAAACCGGGACTCCGGCCCCGCGCCCGCCGAGGCCTCCACGAGCAGGTCCGCCGCCCAGGCGAGGGGCTCCGGACCCCCGCCCCTCCGCGCGAGGAGACGGAGGACGTAGAGGCCCCGGGAGGGGCAGAGGGCGCGCACGGTGACCCTTCCCTCGCTCCGCAGGACCAGGGTCCGGTCGCCCTGGTCCGCGCCGTCCCGGCTCAGGAGACGGGCCATGAGGCACACGTTCCGGGGCGCTTCAACGAAAAGGACCGCCTCTTCGCCGACCCGGAGGCGCGCCGGAGGGCCCCCGATCCAGGAAAGCCCCAGCTCATGGAAGGTGGATTGGACGTGGGGGAGCGCCTCGAAGGCCTTCCGGGACAGGGGAGGGTCCAGAAACTGATGGGAGGGATCGTCGGGGAAGTGGGTTTCGAAAAAGAGCCGGGGCGGAGTGAAAAAAAAGAAGCCGTCGAACCGGCGGACGAAACGTCCCTTCTCATCGGTCCGTCCGGCCCCCCAGGTGCAATCGACCAGGTTCCAGCGGTCCGAGGCCCAGACCGCGTTCCATGCGTGGTTGGGGGGGCCTTCCGTGGCGTCGCCCACGAGGTAGGTCCTTCCCTTTCCGAATCCCGAAATGACGGCACATTTCAGGCCCGAGGCGGCGCAGAGGGCTTCGTAAAGGCCGGCGTACCCGAAGCACACGGCTTCCCGGGCGGAGAGGACCTGGGCGGGGGGCGCCTCGACGGTCCCCTCCGGCTCGGCGTAGGCGATCCGGTCCGCGATCCAGCGGAAGAGGGCCCTCGCCTTTTCCTCCTCCGTGCGGGCGGGGCTCCCTGGGCCGGTCAGGTATGCCG is drawn from Acidobacteriota bacterium and contains these coding sequences:
- a CDS encoding Yip1 family protein — encoded protein: MNENNPTHGENRPEAVPAEAPTPSAPAPAPIAPLQAVTGAFLSPGETFKRIVERHWTLVAVPLVLIMIFNVVSVVLMRNRVDMKQFVRDQIRQSRFADQLSDAQIEEAAEREASRPAAFTAFFACLFLVVTVLFLAALFWLVLLAFGFEINFKRSLLAVGFAMLPMTVAAVLFIVILFVKDPNSIDIQNALATNPAALLDRESTSKPLYALLQSLDLFKAWMIFLLSVGLAAAARCRVAPAAAAVVVLYFVWVGVRVALAAIF
- a CDS encoding TolC family protein, which translates into the protein MKKHRSGGFLCVLTLALLGTGAAVRAQEGEGTLSLSLQDALKIALEKNFDVRVQEINRDQAQAALKGAYGLYDPNLSFDWSTGVNRQPTSSVLQAGGSASLYMSRQDQYNLGLSQFAPWGQTFTLQWDNYKSRTNSLYSILNPTYGSSAALGTTVPLLKGFGKQVASRSVLQAKIDRTVADAQYQAGLRDALVQVERDYWNLVYAIRDLEVRRRSLDLAKTFQEETRKKIEVGVLAPIEQVAADAQVAAREQEIIASQQAVGDSADILKLALGITQDSPEWLQEIQPTDEAVVTGGEYEEKDLLAQALKTRPELIAAKEKVERAKLDTRWSKNQTLPSLDLSAGLTYNGISGYYVNPLTGQVSDLTFPDAWEQVTGLDYKSYYVALALKVPLGNRAARYQFQQFRLAQTAQEIALQKQTLTIANEVRSSLRGLEAARKRVAAARLTLRLQEEKLDAERKKYDNGLSTAFNVLSYQNDLAAAESGLLRAILDAKLAMSALDRAVGVYFETHGIEIK
- a CDS encoding response regulator translates to MKRILIVDDHRSFVDHWKAFLEDRYPGRVAVETQTDPMSAVRSFGPHLHLLMLDLEMPVLDGRKLLDVAVAQGVDRRRVVITSGWDAERLHALFPRGSCLAVINKEEPAQQAAFLMILDSVMKKP
- the ispH gene encoding 4-hydroxy-3-methylbut-2-enyl diphosphate reductase, which gives rise to MKVVRAKKYGFCSGVRVADLKVRRFAAQGGRGAILGQVVHNERVVEDLERLGIRTVHSLEEVAEPVVVFSAHGVPPSFHERARGLGLEILDTTCKFVYDIHKEAQAALEEGAHLVFVGDPQHREVVGYTRDLDPSTYHIVQGLDQAREISWEAYPSLRILYQTTLNAEDFEDVVTHIESRNPNTRRADTICYATKQNQDAARELAQDPSVGAVVVIGGKQSANTRHLFEICSRIKPSALVQGKEDLDPAWLAGFSVVGLTAGASTPDYVIDEVEAALLAL
- a CDS encoding transglutaminase domain-containing protein, which gives rise to MGRRHGLAILIWAWTWGGALLRGQAPAGAYSAVDAHALAAPVEAERTVESLAAYLTGPGSPARTEEEKARALFRWIADRIAYAEPEGTVEAPPAQVLSAREAVCFGYAGLYEALCAASGLKCAVISGFGKGRTYLVGDATEGPPNHAWNAVWASDRWNLVDCTWGAGRTDEKGRFVRRFDGFFFFTPPRLFFETHFPDDPSHQFLDPPLSRKAFEALPHVQSTFHELGLSWIGGPPARLRVGEEAVLFVEAPRNVCLMARLLSRDGADQGDRTLVLRSEGRVTVRALCPSRGLYVLRLLARRGGGPEPLAWAADLLVEASAGAGPESRFPYLYQEYVDLGCALLSPLRSPLGTGRRETFRLTAPGAVEAVVVTGRKWERLRPGPGGFEGTVKIRPGEIKVAARYPDRTGYTVLIRFDAAPPGQDRSAPSRGPSESPEAP